In Anseongella ginsenosidimutans, one genomic interval encodes:
- a CDS encoding PorP/SprF family type IX secretion system membrane protein translates to MKRKIITRGACILVLLVSGGCWNRLHAQQDAQFSQYIFNHIYINPAYAGYREETTIHAFFRSQWTGVPGAPQTASLAFDGTLNNKRIGLALQVAEDKLGAQHNRSAYGNYSYKIQTGYTSKLAFGLGVGFVQLGLDGKKMDPLDQGDVYIPENMQTSIIFDSRAGVLFSDEYFYAGFSVDNLLAMHLDGHKDRTLLTPTPQPHYYLTAGALFPFSDKFALRPSFLLKDDRGGPTSLDLNLFALLNERIWVGASYRTGVVLYDKSYLEYDPKKTNAVVGLAEFFISDQIRVGYAYDYSLNALKNYNYGTHELSVSYYIDNQRSYSERCYKF, encoded by the coding sequence ATGAAACGGAAAATCATTACCAGGGGAGCTTGCATACTTGTTCTTCTTGTGTCGGGCGGGTGCTGGAACAGGCTTCACGCGCAGCAGGATGCGCAGTTTAGCCAGTACATTTTTAATCATATTTATATTAATCCGGCTTATGCGGGCTACCGGGAGGAAACTACCATTCACGCATTTTTCCGGTCTCAGTGGACGGGTGTCCCCGGCGCGCCGCAAACGGCTTCGCTTGCATTTGACGGCACGCTAAATAACAAGCGCATAGGGCTGGCCCTGCAGGTGGCCGAAGACAAACTGGGCGCACAGCATAATCGCTCGGCTTACGGAAATTATTCTTACAAAATACAGACCGGGTATACTTCCAAGCTGGCATTCGGCCTGGGTGTCGGCTTTGTGCAGCTGGGCCTGGATGGAAAAAAAATGGATCCGCTTGACCAGGGAGACGTTTATATTCCCGAGAATATGCAAACCTCCATCATCTTTGATTCGCGGGCAGGCGTCCTTTTTTCAGATGAATACTTCTATGCCGGCTTTTCCGTAGACAACTTATTAGCCATGCATCTGGACGGGCATAAAGACCGCACCCTCCTCACCCCCACCCCCCAACCACATTATTATCTCACGGCCGGAGCCTTATTTCCTTTTTCGGACAAATTTGCCCTAAGGCCATCCTTTCTCCTGAAAGACGATCGCGGGGGACCTACCAGCCTTGACCTGAACCTGTTTGCACTACTGAACGAGCGGATATGGGTGGGCGCCTCCTACCGGACAGGCGTAGTCCTGTACGATAAAAGCTACCTTGAATACGACCCCAAAAAAACAAACGCGGTAGTTGGCCTTGCCGAATTTTTTATTTCTGATCAGATACGCGTGGGTTACGCCTATGACTATTCCCTCAATGCCCTTAAAAATTACAATTACGGAACCCACGAACTGTCCGTAAGCTACTACATTGACAACCAACGCTCCTATTCCGAAAGATGCTATAAATTCTGA
- a CDS encoding gliding motility-associated C-terminal domain-containing protein, translated as MFTPTPYLRLLLLKGILLFGRVAYAQEAGVSGGGNGGSSGRAESAAIRGSSAPTAGLAAAATQEVRIPKGASVTLRAGSQGASSYMWFKDGEAISGASQAEYAAGEDGVYTVLAYNAEGCSSDMSEGVQVIVEESTIAADLRILKKSEDRQVVVNQTFDYWLTVSNNGAGEASSVFVTDILPQELEFEQLDLPDLGAADYETATHTVIWKIDALEEGATASLKIRVKALQAGWIENTATVGGSQDDPDPSNNISIDRKNVAGLWVPNVVTPNGDGKNDRLQIPGLGNFVENELVILNRWGNHVFEQKGYQHNWTGEGLNEGTYYYLLKVKTAGGSWQAFKGYITLLRGRVNAD; from the coding sequence ATGTTCACCCCCACCCCCTACCTCCGTTTACTGCTGCTGAAGGGCATTTTGCTCTTCGGGCGGGTAGCGTACGCGCAGGAGGCGGGGGTGTCCGGTGGCGGAAATGGCGGAAGTAGCGGGCGTGCTGAAAGCGCGGCAATCCGCGGAAGCTCCGCACCTACAGCAGGCCTGGCTGCGGCGGCCACACAAGAGGTACGGATCCCTAAGGGAGCATCGGTTACCTTGCGGGCCGGCTCGCAGGGGGCGAGTTCTTACATGTGGTTTAAGGACGGGGAGGCAATTTCGGGAGCTTCGCAGGCGGAATATGCGGCTGGTGAAGATGGAGTTTATACGGTGCTTGCTTATAATGCGGAAGGATGTTCTTCGGACATGTCGGAAGGGGTGCAGGTAATCGTGGAAGAGTCGACCATTGCAGCTGATCTGCGGATACTCAAAAAGTCGGAGGACCGGCAAGTGGTGGTAAACCAGACTTTTGATTACTGGCTGACGGTAAGTAATAATGGGGCTGGGGAAGCTTCGTCTGTTTTTGTAACGGATATTCTTCCTCAGGAGCTGGAATTTGAGCAGCTGGACCTGCCCGACCTTGGAGCGGCAGATTATGAAACGGCTACCCATACGGTTATCTGGAAAATTGACGCCCTGGAAGAAGGCGCTACTGCCTCGCTGAAGATCAGGGTGAAGGCCTTGCAGGCCGGATGGATAGAAAATACTGCTACCGTAGGTGGTTCGCAGGACGATCCTGATCCTTCAAATAACATTTCTATCGACCGGAAAAATGTGGCCGGCTTGTGGGTGCCGAATGTGGTCACCCCCAATGGGGACGGGAAAAATGACCGGCTTCAGATTCCGGGATTGGGAAATTTTGTGGAAAACGAATTGGTTATTCTCAATCGCTGGGGAAATCATGTATTCGAACAGAAAGGTTACCAGCATAACTGGACGGGCGAAGGACTCAACGAAGGCACCTATTACTACTTGCTGAAGGTCAAGACCGCCGGAGGCAGCTGGCAGGCTTTCAAAGGATACATTACCCTGTTGAGGGGCCGCGTTAACGCTGATTGA